The DNA window AGGAAGTCCGGATCCTTCCCGCCGCGCTGGGAGTCGACGTCGATCTCGTAGTCGAGCTGCTCCAGCTTTTTCGCCAGGAACGCCGGGTACACCGCCTTCCGCATATCGATCGCCACGAAACCGGCGATCAACACGCCCGGGATCTCCCGTGCCGGATAGGTGGAGGGTTGGTTCACCACCACCGAGCGGAGCCCTTTCTCACCGAGCCGATCCCAGAGGGTGGACGTCTTCATGCTCGGGAAGCTGGGGAACCGGACGCCGTATCCGCCCGGTTCGAACTCGGTGAAGCCGTAGATGCCGTGGGTGCCCGGGTCCGCGCCGGCCATGAAGCTGGGCCAGCTCACGGCGGATACCTCCGGCAGGGTGACCCGCATTTTCCGCAGGTTCCCGTCGCCGAAGATTTCCTTCGCCCGGGGCATCACGTCGCCGTCCATCAGCCTCGCGAGCAACGTCTGAGGCAGCCCGTCGATGCCGAAAACGCACGCCTTCGGCCCCGAACGCTTCTTTTTCCAGAAAGCGAGAGCCAAGAGGGTGATCCTCCTCTATTCCCTAGATATAGCCGAGATCGCGGAGGCGCTGCTTGATTTTTTCCTCCTCCTCGGCGGAGTACTCCTCCGAGGCGTCGGCGCCGGGAATGTAGCCCATCAGTTCGAGCGTTCGGATCACCTTTTGCACGCTCTCCTCAAGGTCCTCTTTGTCGGTCTCCACCAGGACCTCCGGCTTGAGGGGCTCCTCGTAGGGGTCATCTACACCCGTAAATCCTTTGATTTCACCGGCTCGGGCCTTCTTGTAGAGGCCCTTCACGTCCCGCTCCTCGAGCACGTCGAGGGGGCACTTCGCGTAGACCTCGACGAAACGGCCGATCATCTCCCGGTTGTAGTCGCGGATGTCGCGATAGGGGCTGATGGCCGAGGCGATGGCGACCACGCCGTTGCGGCTGAGCAGGTTGCAAACGAAGCCGATTCGTTTGATGTTCTCGTCCCGGTCCTCCTTGGAGAACCCCAGACCCTTGCAGAGGTTCGTGCGGATCACGTCTCCGTCGAGCACTTCCACGTTCAGGCCGCGCTCGAGGAGGATCTCCTCCACCGCGCGGGCGATCGTCGTCTTTCCCGACCCGGAAAGGCCGGTAAACCAAAGAGTGAAGCCTTTTTGCGAACTCATGCGTGCGTTCCTCCTCCGTGCGATCGAATGGGTCCCTCCCCAGGGACCACGGATCGGCAGGAATCCCCGGTTCTAAAAGAGAGGTTCTCCGATCATGTGCTCCGGGATGTCCACGTTGAAAAACCGGAGAATCGTCGGCGCGATGTCGTAAATCGAATAGGGATCCTTCTTCTTCACGTCCACCTTGGCGGGATGGTCCCAGATGAAGATCCCGTCCCAGTCGTGATTCGCGTCGTCCGGTCCGGTGTCGTTCTCGAAAATGTGCACCGCGCCGGTCCCCACCGAGCCGGCGGACCGCCAGGCGAGATCGCCGAAGAAGACGATCAGGTCGGGCGCGATGCCGTTCACCACGCGGTAGATGTCCTCCGGCTTGTAGACGGTGGTGCCGATCGGGTTCCCCTTCTCGTCGGGGATCGCCTCGATCTTCGCCTTCAGCTCGTCGCGGAAGGCGTCGTAGTCGGCCGAGGGGATCTTCCCCTTCGGCTCGCGCCCCTCCACGTTCAGGAAGATGCGCGAATAGTATCCGCCCTCGCCCCAGGCCTTCGTCTTGGACCAGTTCACCATGTCCGGCGTGAGGCGGGTCGGCTCCGTGGGCGTTTCTTTGAGAGTCAAAAGACCCTCGCGGATCAGCCACTCGTTGACGCAGATCGCGCCGTCCATCCTGCGGGCGCCGTGGTCGGAGGTGACCATCACCGACGTGTCCCGCGGAAGGTCGTCCAGAAGAAGGCCGATCTCCTCGTCCACGAGCTTGTAGTAGTCGCGGATGGCGTGCTCGTACTTGTGGCCTGGCTCGTAGAGACGGTGCTCCTCGTCGAAGTAGCGCCAGAAGCCGTGATGCATCCGGTCGATCCCCATCTCCACCATCGCCATGAAATCGAACTCTTTTTTGCGGACGAAGTGACGGAACGCGGAGAAACGGCGCCGGGTCATCTCGTGGATCTGATCGAGGAGCCAGTCCTTGTCGTCGGTGCGGAAGTCCTTCACGTCGATCATGTAATCGCCGCCCGCCGCCTGGTC is part of the Candidatus Eisenbacteria bacterium genome and encodes:
- the cysC gene encoding adenylyl-sulfate kinase, whose amino-acid sequence is MSSQKGFTLWFTGLSGSGKTTIARAVEEILLERGLNVEVLDGDVIRTNLCKGLGFSKEDRDENIKRIGFVCNLLSRNGVVAIASAISPYRDIRDYNREMIGRFVEVYAKCPLDVLEERDVKGLYKKARAGEIKGFTGVDDPYEEPLKPEVLVETDKEDLEESVQKVIRTLELMGYIPGADASEEYSAEEEEKIKQRLRDLGYI
- a CDS encoding alkaline phosphatase family protein — translated: MSRLAMIGLDCAAPQLVFERWRDDLPNLRSLMDDGVYGKLRSTIPPITVPAWTSMMTSQDPGQLGFYGFRNRASYDYKDLFFANAKYVKAKTVWNYLSRQRLNSLVFGVPQTYPPKPLKGVMVSSFLTPSKEVQWTHPREAASEVDQAAGGDYMIDVKDFRTDDKDWLLDQIHEMTRRRFSAFRHFVRKKEFDFMAMVEMGIDRMHHGFWRYFDEEHRLYEPGHKYEHAIRDYYKLVDEEIGLLLDDLPRDTSVMVTSDHGARRMDGAICVNEWLIREGLLTLKETPTEPTRLTPDMVNWSKTKAWGEGGYYSRIFLNVEGREPKGKIPSADYDAFRDELKAKIEAIPDEKGNPIGTTVYKPEDIYRVVNGIAPDLIVFFGDLAWRSAGSVGTGAVHIFENDTGPDDANHDWDGIFIWDHPAKVDVKKKDPYSIYDIAPTILRFFNVDIPEHMIGEPLF